GATAAGGGACATTCACCATGCATTTTTCCATTACCGCGCGCGGCGTGGCGCTCGGCCTCGCGTTTGGGCTGATAAATACGGCCAGCGCCGCGCCGGTGAAAGGCGGCACGCTGATTTATCTGGAGCAGCAGGCGCACACGACGCTCTACCCGCCCGCAGGCGGCTTTTACCCCAACGGCGGCATCCTGAACCAGATAACCGATAAGCTCACCTGGCAGAACCCAAAAACGCTGGAAATAGAGCCGTGGATAGCGCAGTCCTGGAGCAGCAACGCGGATAAAACCGAATACACCTTTAAAATCCGCCCCGGCGTAACGTTCTCTGACGGCACGCCGCTTGACGCCAGTGCGGTGGCGAAAAACTTCGACACCTACGGACTTGGCAATAAGGCGCAGCGCCTGCCGGTTTCCGAGGTCATCAATAACTATCAGCGCAGCGAAGTCGTCGATCCGCTGACGGTGAAGTTTTACTTCAGCAAACCCTCGCCCGGCTTTTTACAGGGCACCTCGGCGATTGGCTCCGGGCTGGTGTCGCTCAGTACGCTCGCGCGCAATCTTGATGAGCTTGGCGACGCGCGGCATATCATCGGCTCCGGCCCGTTTGTGGTACAGAGCGAGACGCTGGGCCGCGAGGTGAATCTTACCGCGCGCAAGGATTATCAGTGGGGGCCGCAGAACAGCGCGCAGCAGGGCCCGGCGAATCTCGACGGCATTAAAATCGTGGTGACGCCGGAGGACAGCGTGCGCATCGGCGCGCTGCTGGCAGGCCAGGCGGACGCCATTCGCCAGGTGCAGGCGTATGATGAAAAACAGGCGGCGGATCAGCAGTTTCCTGTCTATGCCGCGCCGACCCGCGGCGTCAATGACAGCATCGCCTTTCGCCCCGCCAACCCGCTGGTGGCCGATGTAAAAGTGCGCCAGGCGCTGCTTCACGCGACCAACGCGCGCCAGATTGTCGATACCCTCTTTTCACCGAACTATCCGGTCGCTACTTCTGTGGTGGCGAAAAGCGCGCCCGCCTATCGCGATTTAAGCGCCAGACTGACCTTTGACCCCGCGCTTGCGAACCGTTTGCTGGATGAAGCCGGCTGGCAAAAAGGCGCGAACGGGATTCGAACCAAAGCGGGACAGCCGCTGAGCCTGACGGTTTATGAATCGCTGCCGCAGCCGCAGAATAAAGAGGTGCTGCAACTGGTGGCGCAGCAGTGGAAACAGGTGGGCGTGCAGCTCAACGTGCGCGCGGGCGACGCGGGCACCAAAGCGCAGGACAGCCTGGACCCGGCCAAAACGCCGGTGAACGTGGTGGAGGTGGGCCGCGCCGATCCGGACGTCATCAAAAGCCAGTTCCACCCGTTAAACCGCGACGCGCTGCTGCAAAAAGGCGGCCTGAGCCAGAAAACCGATTTTATCGACGACAAGCTTAATGCGCTGCTCACCACCATCGCCTCGGAGGTCGACCCGCAAAAACGTCTCGCAGCGGCGGGCGACGCGCAGGCGTATCTCATCGATAACGCCTACATCATTCCGATTTTCGAAGAGCCGCAGGTCTACGCCGCCGCGCCGTGGGTGAAAAACCTC
The genomic region above belongs to Cronobacter malonaticus LMG 23826 and contains:
- a CDS encoding TIGR04028 family ABC transporter substrate-binding protein codes for the protein MHFSITARGVALGLAFGLINTASAAPVKGGTLIYLEQQAHTTLYPPAGGFYPNGGILNQITDKLTWQNPKTLEIEPWIAQSWSSNADKTEYTFKIRPGVTFSDGTPLDASAVAKNFDTYGLGNKAQRLPVSEVINNYQRSEVVDPLTVKFYFSKPSPGFLQGTSAIGSGLVSLSTLARNLDELGDARHIIGSGPFVVQSETLGREVNLTARKDYQWGPQNSAQQGPANLDGIKIVVTPEDSVRIGALLAGQADAIRQVQAYDEKQAADQQFPVYAAPTRGVNDSIAFRPANPLVADVKVRQALLHATNARQIVDTLFSPNYPVATSVVAKSAPAYRDLSARLTFDPALANRLLDEAGWQKGANGIRTKAGQPLSLTVYESLPQPQNKEVLQLVAQQWKQVGVQLNVRAGDAGTKAQDSLDPAKTPVNVVEVGRADPDVIKSQFHPLNRDALLQKGGLSQKTDFIDDKLNALLTTIASEVDPQKRLAAAGDAQAYLIDNAYIIPIFEEPQVYAAAPWVKNLTFEAVGRPSFYGVWLEKH